A genomic window from Leptospira andrefontaineae includes:
- the dcd gene encoding dCTP deaminase yields MILTGKEIKKRLEKDIIIDPYSDNRLNPNSYNLRLHNELVRYTETPLDMKKSNPSENLIIPDSGLLLQPGVLYLGRTLEYTETHNLVPMLEGRSSIGRLGMYVHVTAGFGDVGFKGFWTLEISVIQPLIIYPNVEICQIFYHTVEGEITEYKSGKYQGNKGIQTSMLYKDFENGKY; encoded by the coding sequence ATGATTCTAACGGGTAAGGAAATTAAAAAAAGATTAGAGAAGGACATCATCATTGATCCTTACTCCGATAATAGATTAAATCCGAACTCTTATAATCTAAGGCTTCATAACGAATTAGTTCGTTATACGGAAACTCCATTGGATATGAAAAAATCCAATCCTTCCGAAAATCTCATCATCCCTGACTCAGGATTACTTTTACAGCCTGGAGTTCTTTATTTAGGTAGAACCTTAGAATACACCGAGACTCATAACCTGGTCCCCATGTTAGAAGGCCGTTCTTCTATTGGTAGATTAGGAATGTATGTGCATGTGACTGCAGGGTTCGGAGATGTAGGATTCAAAGGATTCTGGACTCTTGAAATTTCAGTCATCCAACCCCTAATCATTTATCCAAATGTAGAAATTTGCCAAATCTTCTACCATACAGTCGAAGGTGAGATCACAGAATATAAATCAGGCAAATACCAAGGCAATAAAGGTATTCAAACCTCTATGCTATATAAGGATTTTGAGAACGGAAAATATTAA
- a CDS encoding enoyl-CoA hydratase/isomerase family protein, with translation MSETVLYSIEDYTCIISLNRPEKRNAISKELLNQLMSHIDRAGKDPKIRALVLRGEGAVFCAGADLKERADMSEREVHKFLDQVGKCFLALENLPFPTIAALDGDAYGGGLEMALCCDFILMSAEAKVGLTETGLGIIPGAGGTQRLPRRVGKTKALELILTASVIDAQTALDIQLANSVWHDSAFMAGKKLASLLSEKAPISLRLAKEAIREGEGKDIQTALKIERKHYNKTLKTEDRIEALKAFREKRKPEFKGK, from the coding sequence ATGAGCGAGACTGTTCTTTATTCTATCGAAGATTATACGTGCATAATCAGTTTAAATCGACCCGAAAAACGAAACGCAATTTCTAAAGAATTGCTCAATCAGCTTATGTCCCATATAGATAGGGCAGGCAAAGATCCGAAAATTCGTGCCCTAGTACTCAGGGGAGAAGGGGCCGTATTCTGTGCTGGAGCAGATCTGAAAGAAAGAGCGGATATGTCCGAGAGAGAAGTTCATAAATTTCTGGACCAAGTTGGGAAATGTTTCCTTGCTTTAGAAAATCTTCCTTTTCCAACAATAGCTGCCTTGGATGGAGATGCTTACGGTGGCGGATTAGAAATGGCCCTCTGTTGCGATTTTATTCTGATGAGTGCAGAAGCAAAAGTAGGCCTTACTGAAACAGGACTTGGTATTATTCCGGGTGCAGGTGGAACCCAAAGACTTCCACGTAGAGTGGGAAAAACAAAAGCATTAGAACTTATTTTAACTGCTTCTGTGATAGATGCGCAAACCGCATTGGATATCCAACTTGCGAATTCGGTATGGCATGACTCAGCATTTATGGCTGGAAAAAAATTAGCCTCCTTACTTTCCGAAAAGGCCCCTATCTCTTTAAGACTCGCTAAAGAAGCGATCAGAGAAGGAGAAGGTAAAGATATACAAACAGCCTTAAAGATAGAAAGGAAACATTATAATAAAACCTTAAAAACGGAAGATAGGATAGAAGCCTTAAAGGCTTTCCGAGAAAAAAGAAAACCGGAATTTAAAGGAAAATAG
- a CDS encoding LIC10067 family putative lipoprotein, producing MRFQTQILAIILSLSIFGFSCSSSKDSDLAAQLGLGNPVITEIDPPSGSPPIGSNAGTTVTIKGRLFSADTSLTTVKFNGVSASVLSATSTEIVTVVPAGASTGTLFVTKDGPVICDENNGSTATNCYGSKFYIDCYKSFDSLYGEELGVSYPDSKTFAITGQTGTKALRIDLNPEGPTNVKIACDTYLIYSKFSKTCGRTDVGTFSDTNTWVFEPTLTFSSYYTVQMFVTAGKGDCTVSFP from the coding sequence ATGCGATTTCAGACTCAGATCTTAGCTATTATTTTATCTCTATCTATCTTTGGATTTAGTTGCTCTTCGAGCAAAGATTCGGACCTTGCCGCTCAGTTAGGTTTGGGAAATCCGGTAATCACGGAAATTGATCCTCCTAGTGGATCTCCTCCGATAGGATCCAATGCAGGGACAACGGTCACAATAAAGGGTCGTTTATTCTCTGCTGATACTAGCTTAACAACGGTTAAATTTAATGGGGTATCTGCAAGTGTTCTGAGTGCTACTAGTACAGAGATCGTTACAGTAGTTCCTGCAGGAGCTTCTACCGGAACATTGTTTGTGACTAAAGACGGACCGGTTATTTGTGATGAGAATAATGGGAGCACAGCGACTAACTGTTATGGCAGTAAATTTTACATAGATTGTTATAAGTCCTTTGATAGTCTATATGGCGAAGAGTTGGGAGTATCTTATCCTGATTCCAAAACTTTTGCGATTACTGGCCAAACTGGAACTAAAGCCCTTAGAATCGACCTGAACCCAGAGGGGCCTACCAATGTTAAGATTGCTTGTGATACTTATCTGATCTATTCTAAGTTCTCTAAGACCTGCGGCCGCACGGATGTAGGAACTTTTAGCGATACTAACACCTGGGTCTTTGAGCCTACTTTGACCTTCTCCAGTTATTACACAGTCCAGATGTTTGTTACTGCCGGAAAAGGTGATTGTACGGTATCTTTTCCTTAA
- a CDS encoding VOC family protein: MIIVEGIDYIVIPTGDIEASVKFYSELFDFETIEEKGNEFAIIGLDSVNIKLLNTNGVKSSLTEVKSPVLSFVLDVDDFTEAIVELESKSVQIVRGPEARDGGEFLHFLDPSGNILEINYKED; the protein is encoded by the coding sequence ATGATCATCGTAGAAGGAATCGATTATATTGTAATACCTACCGGGGATATAGAAGCCTCTGTAAAATTCTATTCCGAACTATTTGATTTCGAGACGATCGAGGAAAAAGGAAACGAATTCGCAATCATCGGTTTGGATTCTGTGAACATTAAACTCCTCAATACCAACGGAGTTAAAAGTTCTTTAACCGAAGTTAAATCCCCTGTCCTCAGTTTCGTATTGGATGTGGATGATTTTACCGAAGCGATCGTAGAACTCGAGTCTAAGTCAGTTCAGATTGTAAGAGGACCAGAAGCCAGAGACGGAGGAGAATTCCTTCATTTCTTGGATCCGTCCGGTAATATTTTAGAGATCAATTACAAAGAAGATTAA
- a CDS encoding NAD(P)-binding protein: protein MSEDRFSRKVFLSALAFCAALLGIGSYFRFRKRKIQGSILGPDKETGHRLRQVRTNFSTTNTIQTKVLIAGGGISGLSSGYYLSQFGISDYLILDLEKDVGGNSRYSETNSLKYPWGAHYLPQPGPESVLVRKFLEENGLVQGKDSSGNPIYPEKYLCFDPEERLFYQGRWQAGLVPRRNGEPDAQELLFRKIINSWQNKRGRDGQKAFCIPIDRSSRDPEILKLDRITFSEYLKSLGIQSQEILWYADYCTRDDYGGNSDNISAWAGLHYFCSRLREDEDSPPVLTWPEGNGFLLELLQKPSKDKIRTSTLVERIRKNSGTWEINAYDVKEKKDLLIKAEQVIFALPSFIRKYILGEKDAFLQKLEYSPWLVANLFVDELPQGKGHPPAWENVIYKSKSLGYVVSTHQDLRALRPQSVLTYYLAFGEKDTLASRRSILPKTWDDWKEEILSDLKKPHQNIESLVSRIDIMTHAHAMIRPIPGFLWGGEREKLAKSESGIHFAHCDLSGISIFEEALYRGFEASKKVQMSSKRS, encoded by the coding sequence ATGTCCGAAGATCGTTTTTCCAGAAAAGTATTCCTTTCCGCATTAGCATTCTGCGCTGCCCTTTTAGGGATTGGTTCTTATTTCAGATTCAGAAAAAGAAAGATCCAAGGAAGTATCCTCGGTCCAGACAAAGAGACCGGTCATAGACTCAGACAAGTAAGAACAAATTTTTCGACTACAAATACGATCCAAACAAAAGTGCTCATAGCTGGAGGAGGGATCTCAGGACTTTCTTCCGGATACTATCTATCCCAATTCGGGATCTCAGATTATTTGATCTTAGATCTGGAGAAGGATGTGGGAGGCAATTCCAGATACTCGGAAACCAATTCCTTAAAATATCCTTGGGGTGCTCATTATCTTCCACAACCGGGACCTGAGTCAGTATTAGTCCGTAAATTTTTAGAAGAGAATGGGCTCGTCCAAGGCAAAGACTCGAGCGGAAATCCAATCTATCCAGAGAAGTATCTTTGTTTCGATCCGGAAGAAAGACTTTTTTACCAAGGAAGATGGCAAGCAGGTCTAGTTCCTAGAAGAAATGGCGAACCTGATGCTCAAGAATTATTATTTCGTAAAATTATAAACTCATGGCAAAACAAAAGGGGAAGAGACGGACAAAAAGCATTTTGCATTCCTATAGATCGTTCTTCCAGAGATCCTGAAATTTTAAAATTAGATCGGATCACTTTTTCAGAATACCTGAAATCGTTAGGAATACAATCGCAAGAGATCTTATGGTACGCTGACTATTGCACTCGAGATGATTATGGTGGGAATTCCGACAATATCTCCGCCTGGGCAGGACTACATTATTTCTGTTCTAGATTAAGAGAAGATGAAGATTCTCCTCCGGTTCTGACTTGGCCCGAAGGAAACGGATTCCTGTTGGAACTCCTACAAAAACCTTCTAAAGATAAGATTAGAACTTCTACTCTTGTAGAAAGAATTCGTAAAAATTCTGGAACCTGGGAAATCAATGCTTACGATGTAAAAGAGAAAAAAGATCTGCTCATTAAAGCGGAACAAGTGATCTTTGCATTACCTTCTTTCATTCGAAAATATATTTTGGGAGAGAAGGACGCATTCTTGCAGAAATTGGAATATTCTCCTTGGTTGGTTGCAAATCTATTCGTAGACGAACTTCCTCAAGGAAAAGGCCACCCACCTGCCTGGGAGAATGTAATTTATAAAAGTAAATCTCTAGGTTACGTTGTATCCACACACCAAGATCTAAGGGCACTTAGACCACAATCTGTTCTCACTTACTATCTTGCCTTTGGAGAAAAGGATACTCTTGCCTCGAGAAGGTCCATTCTTCCTAAAACCTGGGACGATTGGAAGGAAGAGATACTTTCCGATCTAAAAAAACCTCATCAAAATATAGAAAGTTTGGTTTCTCGGATCGATATCATGACTCATGCACATGCGATGATCCGTCCCATTCCCGGCTTTCTTTGGGGAGGAGAAAGAGAAAAGCTCGCAAAATCTGAATCAGGAATCCATTTCGCTCACTGCGATCTAAGTGGGATTTCCATTTTTGAAGAAGCTTTATATAGAGGATTCGAAGCTTCTAAAAAAGTCCAAATGTCCTCCAAGAGAAGTTGA
- a CDS encoding HAD family hydrolase: MAVLLDLDNTVFDSIGIYEFTILEMEKKAKTFGFSSSKEFKKVYDAVRAEVKKELPNNPVNRLRILYFKKMSELLFGKLDPSFVLKLDSAYFGFFLQGIKDWKKKNSTEFKKILSLLRALQEVQDLVIITNESLRTQLLKLSVLFPKDIQYKLVTSEESGAEKPSALIFNKALTDADPKQSYIIGDSLKDDIGGGLAFGLEAFYLKSPISSAQTKSVLEKKSLEGKEYWESPDLSSALNYILSLEKGIVL, from the coding sequence ATGGCAGTTCTTTTAGATTTGGATAATACGGTCTTCGATTCTATAGGGATCTATGAGTTTACGATCCTTGAAATGGAAAAGAAGGCAAAGACCTTTGGTTTTTCCTCTTCCAAAGAATTTAAAAAGGTTTACGACGCAGTTCGGGCAGAAGTTAAAAAGGAACTTCCGAACAATCCAGTCAATCGACTGCGCATTCTTTATTTTAAGAAGATGTCCGAACTTCTTTTTGGAAAATTGGATCCTTCTTTTGTTTTAAAATTGGATTCTGCTTATTTTGGGTTTTTTCTGCAAGGAATCAAGGATTGGAAAAAGAAAAATTCTACAGAGTTTAAAAAGATACTGTCTTTGCTTAGAGCTCTGCAAGAAGTCCAAGATTTGGTCATTATAACAAATGAATCCCTCAGAACTCAATTATTGAAATTATCCGTTCTATTTCCAAAAGACATCCAATACAAGTTGGTCACTTCTGAAGAAAGCGGAGCAGAAAAACCTTCTGCTTTGATCTTTAATAAGGCTTTAACAGATGCAGACCCTAAACAGTCCTATATTATAGGCGATTCTTTGAAAGACGATATAGGTGGAGGACTTGCCTTCGGATTAGAGGCTTTTTATTTAAAAAGCCCTATCTCTTCTGCCCAAACGAAATCGGTTTTGGAAAAGAAAAGTTTAGAAGGAAAAGAATATTGGGAATCTCCAGATCTATCTTCTGCTTTAAACTATATCTTAAGTTTAGAAAAAGGAATCGTACTTTAG
- a CDS encoding class I SAM-dependent methyltransferase: protein MNQTCYLCGSQKNKTLFVENGIPIVRCLNCSHAFSTYEQDEHYEGYWDDETGYDLDWWDVAHRDIYNDFIGKFLSAPKGKILDVGCGLGFFVKTIGTTRPGWEAVGYEISEKAVKFAREKNGLKQVFPGIVQDSGLPKESFDIITLWDVIEHIPKPHSLIQYLFGLLKPGGFLFVQTPNFPVQLFKANLKVALKGMQEGGHYLEAKDHINDYTEKTLGLLAEQCGFSSVEFSILKPIASVSGVSGPKAKLGVFLKKVFYYGTLMLWYLTFKKVNLNLTLFALLKKK from the coding sequence TTGAACCAGACCTGTTATCTTTGCGGAAGCCAGAAAAACAAAACCTTATTCGTCGAAAACGGAATCCCAATCGTGCGTTGTTTAAATTGCAGCCACGCATTCTCTACTTACGAACAAGACGAGCATTACGAGGGATACTGGGACGACGAAACCGGTTATGATTTAGACTGGTGGGATGTGGCTCATAGAGACATCTATAATGACTTCATTGGGAAATTTCTCTCGGCTCCTAAAGGAAAAATTTTGGACGTAGGTTGCGGACTCGGCTTCTTCGTAAAAACAATCGGGACTACAAGGCCAGGTTGGGAAGCCGTGGGATACGAGATCTCCGAAAAAGCAGTTAAATTCGCTAGAGAAAAGAACGGTCTTAAGCAAGTATTCCCAGGAATTGTTCAGGACAGCGGACTTCCAAAGGAAAGTTTTGATATTATAACACTTTGGGATGTGATAGAACATATCCCTAAACCACATAGCCTCATCCAATATCTGTTCGGGCTCTTAAAACCTGGCGGATTCTTATTTGTTCAAACTCCTAATTTCCCTGTCCAGTTATTCAAAGCAAATTTGAAAGTGGCATTGAAAGGTATGCAAGAAGGCGGGCATTACCTAGAAGCAAAAGATCATATTAACGATTATACTGAAAAGACCTTAGGACTTCTAGCAGAACAATGCGGATTCTCATCGGTGGAATTTTCTATCCTAAAACCGATTGCTTCCGTATCAGGAGTTTCCGGTCCCAAGGCGAAACTAGGAGTCTTCTTAAAAAAGGTATTCTATTACGGAACCTTAATGCTTTGGTATTTAACATTCAAAAAGGTAAATTTAAATCTAACCTTGTTTGCTTTGCTTAAGAAAAAGTAA
- the dapF gene encoding diaminopimelate epimerase, whose amino-acid sequence MAKVHFTKMEGIGNDYVYVDATKDDLRLSPEQIQKLSDRNFGIGGDGVIFIRASNKGDFQMDMYNADGSSSEMCGNGIRCVGKYVFDHGLTNKKQPKIETGAGVLELDLKVNGTGKVEQVSVDMGKPILVPSLIPVKWENENPILEQPLSFLSGLPGYSSYNLKFSAVSMGNPHCIIYVEDPDKFPVREIGPLIENFTELFPRRVNVEFVSLRGKDHLYQRTWERGAGETLACGTGACAVMTASHLNGKTGKDVRIDLRGGTLRVQLLDSGHVLMTGPATEVFSGVVEV is encoded by the coding sequence TTGGCTAAAGTACATTTTACCAAGATGGAAGGGATCGGAAACGATTACGTTTATGTGGATGCAACCAAAGACGATTTACGTCTAAGTCCGGAACAGATCCAAAAACTCTCCGACCGTAATTTCGGGATCGGTGGTGATGGAGTGATCTTTATCCGTGCATCGAATAAAGGCGATTTCCAAATGGATATGTACAATGCGGATGGTTCTTCTTCCGAGATGTGCGGGAACGGGATCCGTTGCGTTGGTAAATATGTTTTCGATCACGGTCTTACAAACAAAAAACAACCTAAGATAGAAACCGGAGCAGGTGTTTTAGAACTCGACCTTAAAGTAAATGGGACCGGCAAAGTGGAACAGGTTTCCGTAGATATGGGAAAACCGATCTTAGTTCCTTCTTTAATCCCTGTTAAATGGGAAAATGAAAATCCAATCTTAGAGCAGCCGCTTTCTTTCTTGAGTGGATTGCCAGGCTATTCTTCTTATAATTTAAAATTCAGCGCTGTAAGTATGGGAAATCCTCACTGCATTATTTATGTAGAAGATCCGGATAAGTTCCCTGTCAGAGAGATCGGCCCATTGATCGAAAATTTTACTGAACTATTTCCTCGTAGAGTGAATGTTGAATTCGTTTCCTTAAGAGGAAAGGATCATCTTTATCAAAGAACTTGGGAAAGAGGTGCTGGAGAAACATTGGCTTGCGGAACAGGCGCTTGTGCTGTGATGACTGCTTCTCACTTAAATGGCAAAACAGGAAAAGATGTTCGTATCGATCTAAGAGGCGGAACCTTAAGAGTGCAGTTATTGGATTCAGGCCATGTGCTGATGACTGGGCCGGCTACAGAAGTATTTAGTGGAGTCGTGGAAGTTTAA
- a CDS encoding lysophospholipid acyltransferase family protein — protein MEKEAKTYLRIKNFVAPFIGLAVDITAYGTENIITNGKVILTCNHRSDMDPFILSYTFPRFISWIAAEYTFRIPIFRDLAKIAGGIPMSIDGNISIGSIKMIQQVFKKGETLGIFPEGHDYMVKNDFKSGMVDFHSGFAAFSIRNKVDILPSVIIPVEESYSDIPIPPIVRSFMGMPKEVCDIKKRAIYKKVKVIYGEKVDHREFLSGALDENMKQLSDVVRSRMIALQEGQYAEA, from the coding sequence GTGGAGAAAGAAGCAAAGACATATCTTCGGATCAAAAATTTCGTGGCTCCCTTTATAGGTTTAGCCGTGGATATTACCGCGTACGGAACCGAAAATATAATAACGAACGGTAAAGTAATTCTTACCTGCAATCATAGATCCGATATGGATCCTTTTATTCTTTCCTATACTTTTCCTAGATTTATTTCTTGGATCGCTGCAGAGTACACTTTCAGAATTCCTATCTTCAGAGACCTTGCAAAGATTGCAGGTGGGATCCCTATGTCCATCGACGGAAATATTTCCATCGGTTCTATTAAGATGATCCAACAGGTTTTCAAAAAGGGAGAGACCCTAGGAATTTTCCCCGAAGGCCATGACTATATGGTCAAAAATGATTTTAAATCCGGAATGGTAGACTTTCATTCAGGATTCGCAGCATTTTCCATCCGCAATAAAGTGGATATTCTTCCTTCCGTAATCATCCCTGTCGAAGAATCTTATTCTGATATCCCAATTCCGCCTATCGTTCGCAGCTTTATGGGAATGCCTAAAGAAGTCTGTGATATCAAAAAACGTGCAATCTACAAAAAGGTAAAAGTGATCTATGGAGAAAAAGTAGATCACAGAGAATTTCTTTCCGGTGCCTTAGATGAGAATATGAAACAACTCTCTGATGTTGTTAGAAGTAGAATGATCGCCCTACAAGAAGGACAGTACGCGGAAGCTTAA
- a CDS encoding WbuC family cupin fold metalloprotein: MSRPDKLLIDQELFNKLLPLASSSARGRTNHNFHELLEPYQRFLNVLTKDTYVQAHRHKNPPKPETFLVLKGKLGFILFEEDGKVRDKHILSSDGPIYGIDILPGVYHTLVCLSENCICFEGKSGPYDPTTDKEFASWAPPENSEGKTQYLDFLRSLF; the protein is encoded by the coding sequence TTGTCTCGGCCGGATAAATTACTCATCGATCAGGAGTTATTCAATAAACTCCTTCCACTTGCTTCCTCTTCCGCTAGAGGAAGAACCAATCACAATTTCCACGAACTATTAGAACCGTATCAGAGATTTCTGAACGTACTCACTAAGGACACTTACGTCCAAGCGCATCGTCACAAAAATCCTCCTAAGCCTGAAACCTTTTTAGTGCTAAAAGGAAAACTAGGCTTCATCTTATTCGAAGAAGATGGTAAAGTCAGAGATAAACATATCCTAAGTTCGGACGGACCGATCTATGGGATAGATATTCTTCCGGGAGTGTACCATACATTGGTCTGCCTTTCGGAGAACTGCATTTGTTTCGAAGGAAAATCAGGACCGTACGATCCGACGACCGACAAAGAGTTCGCTTCTTGGGCTCCACCGGAGAACAGTGAAGGCAAAACTCAATATCTGGACTTTCTCAGATCTCTTTTCTAA
- a CDS encoding DUF4870 domain-containing protein produces the protein MSDQRFNTREFLEETKRLLEGDEYPNLFAAISYIPFLGWVIPWFFRKKQEICKFHALQAIKLNLGFVFLYLVVWFLREFPILSTILKWIHANPVVTDFISYVAWLALLGYGILGALQAYQGKLFVLPLFPEIENEVRKILSKIRGTQG, from the coding sequence ATGTCTGACCAGAGATTCAACACCCGGGAATTCCTGGAAGAGACCAAACGATTATTAGAAGGGGATGAATATCCCAATCTATTTGCTGCTATTTCTTATATTCCTTTTTTAGGATGGGTCATTCCTTGGTTTTTTAGAAAAAAACAGGAAATTTGCAAGTTCCACGCACTCCAAGCAATCAAGTTAAATCTAGGATTTGTATTTTTATACTTGGTAGTTTGGTTCTTAAGAGAGTTCCCTATTCTAAGCACCATTTTAAAATGGATTCATGCGAATCCTGTAGTAACCGACTTTATCAGCTATGTCGCATGGTTGGCTTTATTAGGTTACGGAATTTTAGGAGCCTTACAAGCTTACCAAGGCAAACTGTTCGTATTACCATTATTCCCGGAAATAGAGAATGAAGTTCGAAAAATACTCAGCAAAATTAGAGGAACTCAAGGCTAA